The DNA sequence aattaatgtttgtaagttgctgttctgttgatttctcgtcactcgcagtcagtcgctcacttagtaattctataacccaaattaattaattttgacacttagaactgtaatttacagtcactcgttttattgctatACTTAATCAacagataatttatttaggtTTTCTGTAAAGGCTAAAGTTTAAAACAAGATGAAGATTTTTTACTGCTCATcatgtacctaataaaatgTAACATATTATGCGTATTTTCTTGTGGTCCAATAGGCAATTCTTAACTGATCTATCTCAATCCGGTTTATGTTTTCCAAATTCACATTCTTACGCATATAAGATGCCTAAGATTGAACTCCCGGAAACCTTTACCACAATATACAAACctccttattcataaaaaagttactggacggattaactattgaactgttctgtccctctctaacagagaacaatttgttctttgacagagagtgacaaaacagttcaatagttaatccgtccagtaacttttttatgaataagggggctaGTATGTATCCATgttatgtatatgtcgcagtaaGATAGATAAAGCCTTAATATAGTTATATCCTTAGGTATCTATAACATGTTATACGAATGCGATTGATTACCATCTCCTcctataataacattaacaagaCAAAATGAGTACCAACCAAGCTATACATTTCCAGTGGGTACAATAACAGACGGCGAGATCTCGATGAACGGGCGGCCTGTGGGGGACTTCATGCACCGGGAGAGCGGCTACATGCACCAGGACGACCTGTTCGTCGACAACCTCACTGTTATGGAGCACCTCACTATCATGGTGAGTGAGGGAATCAGTAAAACGCTAATCCTCCAATGAGCGCCGCCAGTCGGCCTAATCATTATTGGCAACGTGTCATAGATCGTAGCGTGTTGGGGTCTCCACTTCTTCTTGACCTGTGAAGGTATACCCTGCAGATAGTTCGCTGATAATAGTATTTCTCACCTCAAGGTCCAAAATTTCTCTTATTCTCCTTATTAAGGTACTACCCTACATTATTTAAATCTTCTTAATGCAAACACTAGAACCTGCCTACTATTGTTATGTAACACATAGAAGATGAAGTGAGAAATGGATAAAGCATGAGCTATCTCACATCAGAATCTATAGATTAGCATACCATTATGCTAATGttctaattaaataaagtgGCTGTCCACGCGCCATCATCTatttgcaaagtttatttgatCCAGTTTTGACTCTGACAAAATCAGATTGTAATTTCATCAAACTCTCTAGAAATTTCCAACCAGTCATACACTCTATCTAAACCTTAACGTAAACCACCGCCACCGCCAACATTCAGCCAACAACGCTTACCCAAAACCAACCTAACCTCAATACCCCCAGGCTCGGCTCCGCATGGACCGTCGAACCACCACCATCGCCAGGCGAAGACGAGTGAACCAGCTCCTGAGGCAGCTGGCGCTGTACCCCTCGCGGTACACCCGGATAGGGGGGCTGGATGGACGCAAGACCCTGTCAGGGGGGGAGAGGAAACGGCTCGCTTTTGCTACCGAGGTGAGTTTTTGAACGGAGATTCCAAGGTTTCTGAGATGAGAATGGTGAAGATGTATCATGTTAGAATTCGATGCAGAAATGTTTTTACCGCggatttatgtttttgaccTGATTTACAGCTTTACTATCATAgaggtaagtacatttgcaaaagtacttagtacttacttacctaactatctagcaaaacaaaaaaaaacgcattctAGGTACTATATCAGCGTGTAGCTTATGTAACATTTCTAGTCATtggtattttatgtataagtaccaaGTAGTATaatagtacctaggtatttcttataaataattcatttgCATATTACGTAAAAGTGGTAATAAATCGCTTAGTTTTAAAAGCTTCATTCAGTCATTAGCTTAATTTTATCTGGTTTTAACACTGATCTGCCACGATAAACGATTAAATctcaattaaaattttataaccgGCCATTTTTTGCAAGTActaaagtgtttaaaaaagCTTTTTTCTATTGATGCATGAATTAGTATAGTTTTAAATAACATAAGATAATTGTATACCTATATCATTTTGGATAGCCTTGACACTCGAGCACGAGTCAAGGACAAGTTTGCAAACAGTTGGCCATAATTATGCAATTTTATGGCATGACTAAAATAGCATGTCAAACTTTTACGTGAGTGCAAAATGTACATCGAAAAGTGGGTCATATGGGTTGCTCGCTTGGTAGTCATATCTGACTGCCATGTCTATGCAATGCTGTGCTCTAGTCATTTATGTGCCGATTAACTTATAAGTTATGACCGTTGAGGTAAACGTAACACAGTTTAGGTAAATTCAAAATCAACAAAACCCCTTACCCCAACAGCTGCTAACAGACCCCGGCCTTCTCTTCTGCGACGAGCCGACCACCGGGCTCGACTCCTTCTCGGCTCAGAAGCTGGTGGCCCTACTCCGAGCCAACGTGGTGCAGGGCAAGACCATCATCTGCACCATCCACCAGCCGTCGTCGGAGCTGATGGCGCTGTTTGACTCCCTGATGCTGCTGGCTGAGGGCCGGGTAGCGTACGCTGGGAGCGCGGCTGGCGCTTTGGGATTCTTTAAAAGGTTGGTcgagtttttgtttttttatttcatatatcTGCGTATGGCTGAAAGAGCTGATTACAGCTACCTATCCCTAACGTGGATTGTCTTAACatgtttaaaagttttttttattaatttacggCTAGCTTagaatacatatatttatattatttatatttatcataaaGTAGATTTATACAAGACAAGAGAGTCTTACTTAGTTAGTGAAACATTCAGTAACTCTTTTATAATCTATCGTCTTAGGACCAATTGGTAACTCGGCTGACCCTAATAAGACATCCTGACAATATTGGACCATATAATTTGTCTCTATCTTAGGCGCTCTATCTCTCGATAAATAAtgcaattatgtattttttcgttataaaaattacaggTTTTACACAAACGTAACGGATAGGAAATTTCCCGGAAATATTCCATTGTTTTTaggatttttttactaaagtatTTATGTACTGGTTCTACGATAGGCATttcattattgaaataaatcaccattaaaataaaatgtatgccAACATCATAAAAAAGTGGGTGTATAATCCTAGCTTTAATCGATCACcttataaataaactcaaaaagttccaattttttttcgcgaatgaATGCAAATTTTACACGTTTTATATGATAGGAAAATTTTATCTTACACTTAGATAGTAAAGTTTCCACTATGGTAGTAAATTTTCCACTAGACAAAAGTCAAGGCACGtgcattttttttcatttaatttctaGTTCTTCGATAGGCTTTATTTAGaagtctagtggtagaagcttcgcttcatgacccagaggtcccgggttcgattcccgggtgggaccatcaatttgtgtttctaaattgtggttctaagtttggttaggacatagaaggctgatcacctgatgtccgaaacagtgaaacgatccatgctgtcggatgggcatgtaaagcagtcggtcctgcgcctagctctctccagtcgtgtcggtcaatccgtcccattgggctatgagagtgatggaacagagagtgctcctgtgtactgcgcacacacttgggcactataatctactcctgcgtagatggctgatctcaattgagattggccgccgtggtcgaaattcggctaggaggacattattattaggctttatttaaattaagacTACTcgtaattaataataagtaacgTCCAGACATAGACatcctatttattatttaattaattcaactctgtttgttttccaataaaaaaacattctttagttttaattaataattaataataatagctaaaacataaatttatgcAAACGTAAAGGAGCTTATCTATTATTATCTAACTAGAGCAGATTGTAAAATATTGAAGTTAGTTTGAAGTTAGTacatgcaaaaaaataaattgaataaaaactTTTGACATTGACTTTGACTAACGTTCGACGCTAAGggttaggcccgggtctcctatttatgccgcaggtcgcgtccggcgtgtgagggagaccgcatcagtacatttctatagtgagcatcgtgacgcggcctacggcgtgacgctgcactcgacctgcggcgtaaataggagacccaagCCTTACCGtctacctatcggtatcgtaatATACGTATAGCACCAAACAGTGCAATGCTGATGAAGTAATttcaaagaatactgaatgcgatgcgtccgttgcgtactaTGCCGAAAGGTTGGCTTTGCCCACCCGAATCAACCTTATGGAAACTTCAACATTTATCTGACCTGCACTCTCTTTCAGCCTTGGCTACCACTGTCCCCTCATGTACAATCCTACGGACTACTTCATCAAGGTCCTGGCCATGACCCCAGGGTCTGAGTCAGCCTCGCGTCACGCCGTCAAGAGCATCTGCGACAGGTTCGCCGTCAGTGACGCTGCTAAAGAATTGGATATGGAAATACATCTGGAGTTCCACCTCATTGAGAATGAGGATGAGGTTAGTGGGATAGGGGGGAGAAGTGAAGGTTCATGTTGGGGATTCAGTCAGATTAAGGATTATGTTTTAAACATCCCATGGAAATTAACTTTATAAGTGGCCTTTAAGAATTTTATGGCTGGTAGAATGTTTTTCTTGAGCCTTTATACACTATTAAGTGCtatgttgttttatttgtttctgtTCCAATACCTGTTTTTGAATTTTCAGAGGCCAAGGACTACGAGGGATTTCAAGTCACCATTCTTCTTCACGAAACTCCTATGGTTAATCTATAGGTATCTGTTAATAGTGATTCGAGATCCGAGAATCCAAGTCGTCCGGATAGTGCAAAAACTGGTaagtttcataaaattttgttctaAGCTAACGAAGGAAGTAGTACCTATTCAAAATTGAGACCCCTCTCTACACTTTTGCATGCTTAAGCTGGCCAGAATGCCAATTAAAGCCATAGTTTCCAGTTTAACCCATGCCCATACGCCCAGTATAAAATCGACCTAAGATTGTAAATGGTCTGGTCAGTCAAAACATtgccaatcacagcgctgcaTGTCATGAGGAAAGTACTTTTAGTAGCAAAATAAATGAGAATCCCacatagtttttaattttaacccATTGAGTTAAGTCCTACCTGCTCTAAAGTAGCGATGTCCTATTATTAAAGattttgttaaaacatcagTGAACTTTAATATCCTTCCACGATTCTTCCAGGCGATAGCCCTCACAGCGGGTCTCTGCTTCATCGGCACGGTGCGACTCACCCAGGCCGGCATCCAGGACGTACAGGGGGCTCTCTTCATCATCATAGCGGAGAACACCTTCAGCCCCATGTACGGGGTGCTCCACATGTTCCCGGAGGAGTTCCCGCTGTTCACGAGGGAGCTGGGTGCGGGCCTGTATACTACGCCGATTTATTATATCGCGAGGATGACTGCTTTGGTAAGTTTGTTTGTGAAACCTATCGCTTGATAAATTTACATTtctggtaggtaggtagggtACACTGGGAGTTTATATCCAGCATGTATGTAATTAGCTGATTATTAATTGTAGTTCACTGCCAGTACCCTTATGAGCACAAATTCTAGTAAGTTACATAACTTATAAATTTTTCCAGTCAAATCCTATGTTTTTAATTGTCCCTGTACGAATTTACGACCTTATCAAGGTCGATAATTCAATACTTAATTATCTTTAAATTCCTAGCTGTCGTAAAACTTGCCCTAATAAAACTTCATTTTATAGTTCAAGAAAGGTTCAAACAAATGCtatcaaaaacataacttgTTAAAAAAAGCCATGTCTCGCAACTCAACCGTAAAAATTTGTTATTCTCGCACAAATCGCATATTACTTACAACACTTTGTTAACCTTTCCCCCCGCAGTTGCCAGGTCTGCTCGTGGAGCCGACGCTGTTCACGCTGGTGGTGTACTGGCTGGCGGGGCTGCGGCTCACGGCGCACGCCTTCGGACTCACCGTGCTGCTCTCCATCCTCGTGCTCAACGTCGCCATCGCTTGTGGTACGTATGTCATAGAGTTGCAGCGGACAcctcaacagatggcgctcggaacgcaaCACACAGAACATGTATGGAAACGAGGCAAATCTCttgaaatcctacatcgcgcattcTAAGTTTCTCAGCTACGCTGCTATACGAGTATATACAAAATGCCCAACGCTAACCATTAGGCAGCTGCCCGACAGGCCACACCATCCGGCCTGGTCAGAGGATCCTCCCTTCGCCATGGGGATGCGCTGACACTCCAGCCTCACCATAGTGGTGGCCTGGttggaggatcctccctttgacATGGGGCTGCGCCGACACTCCAGAGCATTTCCATAGAGTGTTCCCCTGTCTCCGCCCAGTTGCCAGGTCTCCTCGTGGAGCCGACGCTGTTCACGCTGGTGGTGTACTGGCTGGCGGGGCTGCGGCTCACGGCGCACGCCTTCGGACTCACCGTGCTGCTCTCCATCCTCGTGCTCAACGTCGCCATCGCTTGTGGTATGTATATCATAGAGTTGTGGCGGacatcaacagatggcgctccgAACGCGACACACACACTCTTTGAcatcctacatcgcgcattcgaagtttctcagCTACACTGCTATATATACaaatccccaacgctaaccgttgggcagctgcccgaAAGGGCACACCACCCGgcttggtcggaggatcctccctttgccatGGAGACGCGCTGACACTCCAGCATCTCGATAGAGAGTTGCCCTGTCTCCGCCCAGTTGCCAGGTCTCCTGGTGGAGCCGACGCTGTTCACGCTGGTGGTGTACTGGCTGGCGGGGCTGCGGCTCACGGCGCACGCCTTCGGACTCACCGTGCTGCTCTCCATCCTCGTGCTCAACGTCGCCATCGCTTGTGGTACGTATGTCATAGAGTTGTCACAcaatcaacagatggcgcccGGAACGCAACACACAG is a window from the Plutella xylostella chromosome 10, ilPluXylo3.1, whole genome shotgun sequence genome containing:
- the LOC105394111 gene encoding protein scarlet, which codes for MSSSNGNGGAGLEIEDTTKIPSLNNSSNPSSIADSSYELATPADPIIVDPGITRSKYDPLYPEVEELFGGGGSPAPCTLVWRDLSVHVKQKDGRMKRLVNNVSGIAKPGSLVALMGPSGAGKTTLMSALANRVPVGTITDGEISMNGRPVGDFMHRESGYMHQDDLFVDNLTVMEHLTIMARLRMDRRTTTIARRRRVNQLLRQLALYPSRYTRIGGLDGRKTLSGGERKRLAFATELLTDPGLLFCDEPTTGLDSFSAQKLVALLRANVVQGKTIICTIHQPSSELMALFDSLMLLAEGRVAYAGSAAGALGFFKSLGYHCPLMYNPTDYFIKVLAMTPGSESASRHAVKSICDRFAVSDAAKELDMEIHLEFHLIENEDERPRTTRDFKSPFFFTKLLWLIYRYLLIVIRDPRIQVVRIVQKLAIALTAGLCFIGTVRLTQAGIQDVQGALFIIIAENTFSPMYGVLHMFPEEFPLFTRELGAGLYTTPIYYIARMTALLPGLLVEPTLFTLVVYWLAGLRLTAHAFGLTVLLSILVLNVAIACGAFFSCAFGSMPVAIAYLVPFDYALMMTSGIFVRLSSIPKFISWIRHLSWLMYSNEAMTILQWDGIDDIPCANTTEVRPCLSTGDEVLDRYDFESYRFWPDVFALLGLYAAFHLLALLALRFRTRRK